One genomic window of Aethina tumida isolate Nest 87 chromosome 3, icAetTumi1.1, whole genome shotgun sequence includes the following:
- the LOC109597083 gene encoding cathepsin L-like — protein MKSLYLLTCLVAFCNAEAEPNPEPQFGRGLTGLGAIPRGRGRTRFNVQNPVNFGISATAPAQINGDLGAQIGVRTNQIGFNGKIRNFEGQIGLGIGQTTGPEAISTGRLRLGISTQDLEDLVNEEWLAFKLTYNKTYASPEIENFRREIFIENRAKIAKFNQEYGQGRRSFVQQLNPYGDMLFHEFFRNLNGYNRTNPNARNIPIPNGSTYIPSANVILPENMDWRQVGAVSPVKSQGLCAGCWAFAAAGALEGHNFRKTGNLVELSPQNLIDCTRENGNNGCQGGNINPAFEYVRDNPGIDTEESYPYEARDAECRFREDTVGGVCTGYVDIAEGDEKGLEIAVATIGPVAAAIDASRESLQFYSDGIYYDAECSNQIEGLNHAVLVVGFGTEPDGQKYWLIKNSYGQQWGIGGYIKLAKDAGNHCGIASAASYPLV, from the exons ATGAAATCGTTATACCTCTTAACATGTCTTGTGGCGTTTTGCAACGCCGAAGCTGAGCCCAAccctgaaccacaatttggacGTGGCCTCACAGGATTAGGAGCGATTCCAAGAGGCAGAGGCAGGACACGTTTTAATGTACAAAATCCTGTTAATTTCGGTATCAGTGCGACTGCACCAGCTCAGATTAATGGGGACTTAGGTGCTCAGATTGGGGTTAGAACTAATCAAATTGGATTTAAtggtaaaataagaaattttgaagGCCAAATCGGCCTGGGAATTGGACAAACAACAGGTCCAGAAGCCATTAGTACTGGGCGACTGAGGCTGGGAATATCTACTCAAGATTTAGAAGATTTGGTTAATGAAGAGTGGTTGGCATTcaag TTAACTTATAACAAAACCTATGCCAGTCCAGAAATAGAAAACTTTAGAAGAGAAATTTTCATCGAAAATAGAgcaaaaattgccaaatttaaTCAAGAGTATGGTCAAGGCAGGAGATCTTTTGTACAACAACTTAATCCTTATGGAGATATGCTGTTCCATGAGTTCTTCAGAAATCTCAACGGCTATAAtag gACAAATCCCAATGCAAGGAATATTCCCATTCCAAATGGAAGCACGTATATTCCAAGTGCAAATGTAATCCTACCTGAAAATATGGATTGGAGGCAAGTTGGAGCCGTGTCGCCAGTTAAAAGTCAAGGACTGTGTGCCGGATGTTGGGCGTTTGCTGCG GCTGGAGCATTGGAAGGTCATAATTTCCGTAAAACAGGAAATCTTGTAGAACTTAGTCCACAGAATTTAATTGACTGTACGAGAGAAAATGGAAACAACGGTTGCCAAGGTGGAAATATCAACCCCGCATTTGAATACGTAAGAGATAATCCTGGCATTGATACTGAAGAATCATATCCCTACGAAGCTAGAGACGCTGAATGTCGTTTTAGAGAAGATACTGTAGGAGGAGTTTGTACAG gTTACGTTGATATTGCCGAAGGTGATGAGAAAGGTTTAGAAATCGCGGTAGCCACAATTGGTCCAGTGGCAGCGGCCATCGACGCCAGCAGAGAATCCCTTCAGTTTTATTCCGATGGAATATATTATGATGCGGAATGTAGTAACCAAATTGAAGGATTGAATCATGCCGTTCTTGTCGTAGGATTCGGTACTGAACCTGATGGCCAGAAGTACTGGTTGATAAAAAATTCGTATGGTCAACAGTGGGGAATTGGAGGTTACATTAAATTAGCAAAGGATGCAGG
- the LOC109597103 gene encoding acetylcholine receptor subunit alpha-like 1 — protein MELLLTLSWLVLCGLSPSFANPDAKRLYDDLLSNYNRLIRPVGNNSDRLTVKMGLRLSQLIDVNLKNQIMTTNVWVEQEWNDYKLKWNPDDYGGVETLHVPSEHIWLPDIVLYNNADGNYEVTIMTKAILHHTGKVIWKPPAIYKSFCEIDVEYFPFDEQTCFMKFGSWTYDGYMVDLRHLSQVQDSNKIDMGIDLQDYYISVEWDIMRVPAVRNEKFYSCCEEPYPDIIFNITLRRKTLFYTVNLIIPCVGISFLSILVFYLPSDSGEKVSLSISILLSLTVFFLLLVEIIPPTSLTVPLLGKYLLFTMLLCTLSVVITIIVLNVNFRSPVTHKLAPWVRGVFIDFLPKFLFIDRPKKDDDDNKGQDSMLTDVIQLPMMDKCKPYEKTSFDSFDLGLPPPRFEVPPSCFGEPPFPLPLTGGDEELYSPASCRTNTFDGTSDASPSFEKLDLHDMEKTIADSRFIAQHVRNKDSFENVEEDWKYVAMVMDRLFLWIFTVACIVGTGIIIFNAPSLYDTTKPIDVLISKVAKKKMALLKMVPEEL, from the exons ATGGAGCTCTTGCTCACCCTATCATGGTTGGTTCTATGCGGACTGAGTCCAAGTTTTGCCAATCCCGACGCCAAACGTCTCTACGATGATCTCCTCTCCAACTACAATCGTCTCATTAGACCCGTCGGCAACAACTCGGATCGTCTCACAGTTAAAATGGGACTACGTTTATCTCAACTCATAGACGTG AACTTAAAGAACCAGATCATGACAACAAACGTGTGGGTAGAACAG GAATGGAACGACTATAAACTAAAATGGAATCCGGATGACTATGGGGGCGTAGAAACCCTCCATGTTCCTTCGGAGCACATTTGGCTTCCAGACATTGTGTTATATAATAA TGCTGACGGAAATTACGAAGTAACAATAATGACCAAAGCTATCCTACATCACACAGGAAAAGTAATATGGAAACCTCCTGCCATCTATAAGTCCTTTTGTGAAATTGATGTGGAATATTTCCCTTTCGACGAACAAACGTgctttatgaaatttggatCCTGGACGTATGACGGATACATG GTTGACTTAAGACATCTATCACAGGTGCAGGACTCAAACAAAATCGACATGGGCATAGATCTACAGGACTACTACATATCAGTCGAGTGGGACATAATGCGCGTGCCGGCAGTCCGCAATGAGAAATTTTACAGTTGTTGTGAGGAACCCTATCCCGacattatattcaatatcACACTACGCAGGAAGACCCTATTCTACACCGTCAATTTAATCATTCCCTGCGTCGGAATATCATTCCTATCAATTTTAGTATTCTACCTGCCCTCCGACTCCGGTGAAAAAGTATCTCTTTCCATCTCGATCCTGCTTTCGCTCACCGTGTTTTTTTTGCTACTGGTCGAGATCATACCCCCCACTTCCCTTACAGTGCCTCTGCTAGGAAAATACTTACTTTTTACAATGTTATTGTGTACGTTATCGGTCGTAATAACCATCATAGTGCTCAATGTGAACTTTCGATCACCAGTCACGCATAAACTTGCACCGTGGGTTCGTGGTGTGTTCATAGATTTTCTACCGAAATTCCTGTTCATCGATCGACCTAAAAAAGATGATGACGACAACAAGGGTCAGGACAGCATGTTAACAGACGTCATCCAATTACCAATGATGGACAAATGCAAACCGTATGAGAAAACGTCTTTCGACAGTTTCGATCTAGGTCTTCCACCTCCAAGATTCGAAGTGCCACCTTCTTGTTTTGGAGAACCACCATTTCCTCTGCCATTGACCGGAGGAGATGAAGAATTGTACAGTCCCGCTAGTTGTAGAACAAATACATTCGATGGCACGAGTGACGCCAGTCCATCGTTCGAAAAACTCGACCTCCACGATATGGAGAAAACTATTGCAGATTCCAGATTCATTGCTCAACATGTTAGAAATAAGGATTCATTTGAAAac GTGGAAGAAGATTGGAAATACGTTGCTATGGTAATGGACCGACTTTTCCTTTGGATATTCACAGTGGCTTGCATTGTCGGCACgggcattattatttttaatgctcCATCTCTATATGATACCACCAAACCCATTGACGTTCTCATCTCGAAAGTAGCCAAGAAGAAAATGGCTTTACTAAAAATGGTGCCAGAAGAACTGTGA